From a single Loigolactobacillus coryniformis subsp. coryniformis KCTC 3167 = DSM 20001 genomic region:
- a CDS encoding class I SAM-dependent methyltransferase yields MVNETDDQATAAFWDDFAPDYVAAQNESRLAITTDLTAYLTQQNILPRVSVLDVGGGAGRFALPFARVARQVTISDISQQMLKFARQAAVQAGLTNLKFQHSAWSQLPAQPQADVVFASMLPLAPAELQKFSQLGRHFAVLNRAVRHTDSISTELQQLLDLPPVLDPTNDATIFSEYVLAVRQLGYQPWQQTFTYHLTEQVTREMLVAELADELTLHQQRLFQQWLTEKFAQHDEITAQQTYAFKTLLWRVGLQ; encoded by the coding sequence AATGAGTCGCGGTTAGCGATCACAACGGATCTAACCGCCTATTTAACGCAGCAAAATATTTTACCGCGGGTCAGTGTATTGGATGTTGGTGGCGGGGCGGGGCGGTTTGCCTTGCCATTTGCGCGTGTGGCGCGTCAAGTGACGATCAGTGATATTTCGCAGCAAATGTTGAAGTTTGCGCGGCAAGCTGCTGTGCAAGCTGGACTGACTAATTTGAAATTCCAACACAGTGCTTGGTCACAACTGCCGGCACAGCCGCAAGCTGACGTTGTTTTTGCCAGTATGTTGCCGCTGGCGCCGGCTGAGTTGCAAAAATTCAGTCAATTAGGACGTCATTTTGCGGTTCTTAATCGGGCGGTGCGTCATACGGATAGTATTTCAACTGAGTTGCAGCAGTTGCTAGATCTGCCGCCAGTGCTGGACCCAACTAATGACGCTACCATCTTTTCTGAATACGTGCTGGCAGTCCGCCAACTCGGTTATCAACCTTGGCAGCAGACATTTACCTACCATTTAACTGAGCAAGTGACCCGTGAAATGTTGGTAGCCGAATTGGCGGATGAATTAACGCTACATCAGCAGCGACTATTCCAGCAATGGCTAACTGAAAAGTTTGCGCAACACGATGAGATTACGGCACAACAGACTTATGCGTTCAAGACTTTACTCTGGCGAGTCGGATTGCAGTAG
- a CDS encoding exonuclease SbcCD subunit D: MRFLHTADWHIGKKLHGYELWTEQEDAFQQILALAQQKKVDAVVLAGDIYDRALPSEQAVATVNQMLQQINLTAQLPLLAISGNHDSATRLETGSPWFTATNFYLNTKLEQAFTPIELADTQFFLLPYFEPFAARQYFGDDKLRTIAQAMPKIVAAMQEKFKADKKHVLVAHFFAAGSQQSDSETKVTVGGLDAVPTDALAAFDYVALGHLHNETALHAERIKYSGSPLKFSVSEAQQQKGVWLIDTDPFQAEFLPLKPLRDVAEVTASFAQLTDPAYYGQLERDDYLAINLTDTKVIPNVMQELRKIYPYILSLSRENGREVTVTLTPQIRTLSPMALLADFFQETTTQSLTTKQEKLAAAALKAAQKDGE; this comes from the coding sequence ATGCGTTTTTTACATACTGCTGATTGGCATATTGGCAAAAAATTGCATGGGTATGAGCTATGGACTGAACAAGAAGATGCCTTTCAACAGATTCTAGCCTTGGCCCAGCAAAAAAAAGTGGATGCAGTTGTATTGGCGGGTGATATTTATGATCGTGCCCTGCCCAGTGAACAGGCTGTGGCAACAGTCAATCAAATGTTACAACAGATCAATTTGACGGCACAACTGCCATTACTGGCGATTTCCGGTAATCATGATAGCGCGACACGTTTGGAAACGGGGAGTCCCTGGTTTACGGCCACCAATTTCTATTTGAATACTAAGCTCGAACAAGCATTTACACCAATTGAGCTCGCGGATACACAGTTCTTCCTATTGCCTTATTTTGAGCCCTTTGCCGCACGCCAATACTTTGGTGACGATAAATTGCGGACGATCGCGCAGGCGATGCCAAAAATCGTTGCGGCGATGCAGGAAAAATTTAAAGCCGACAAGAAACATGTCCTAGTGGCCCATTTTTTTGCGGCGGGTAGCCAACAAAGTGATTCGGAAACTAAAGTAACCGTTGGTGGACTAGACGCAGTACCAACGGATGCATTGGCAGCTTTTGATTATGTAGCATTAGGCCATTTACACAATGAGACGGCGCTGCATGCTGAGCGCATCAAATATAGTGGTTCACCATTAAAGTTTTCCGTTTCGGAAGCACAACAGCAGAAAGGGGTTTGGTTGATCGATACAGATCCATTTCAGGCTGAGTTTCTACCATTAAAGCCACTGCGGGATGTTGCCGAAGTGACCGCTAGCTTTGCGCAGCTCACGGATCCAGCTTATTATGGCCAACTTGAGCGGGATGATTATTTGGCGATCAATTTAACGGATACTAAAGTTATTCCCAATGTGATGCAGGAACTGCGTAAAATTTATCCCTATATACTAAGCTTATCCCGCGAAAATGGTCGCGAAGTCACTGTAACCTTAACGCCACAGATTCGAACCTTATCACCAATGGCTTTGTTGGCGGACTTTTTTCAAGAAACGACGACGCAGTCCTTGACGACTAAGCAAGAAAAATTAGCAGCGGCAGCACTTAAAGCAGCACAAAAGGACGGTGAGTAG
- a CDS encoding AAA family ATPase — protein MRPLSLIMTNFGPYAHETIDFTKFQETPLFLISGKTGSGKTTIFDGLCYALFGVTSGQERDGKMLRSDFATAADLTQVSFRFSHRDREYLIVRQPDQLVAKKRGDGYRDQPAKVTLTVYQQGKEIQELTKKGQVATYIQALLHLDANQFAQIVLLPQGEFRKFLMSDSNDKEKVLRNLFGTQIYERWAQVLKDQRRTADKAFANANQQVTVILQQAFWLPEFQAAADSANPNDVLAALQQQLPELTHQVTVAEQQMQATRQSEQQQQAALTAAQQQAKWLQEQQANQVALAALADQEPAMAALQQQIKALEWAQGVQPLAQQCQQLTEQQRELEQSLTTLRQQQPQYQAELSAANTRLNDLQAMSEQQANWQAQLHQWQALLPLYQEVTELTEKIKATTTAADQAQQVEQQVRTKQEQLTTEQTRLNELMATGGKVAQELAELTSQQQAQQQIQQQITTLQQQATQIKIAETDLAQQQVKLTDLQTTSATAEANFLQVKSDWAATQIIRLQQELLPGQPCPVCGAVEHQVVAPPQTQVVSEQDYQAAETTWQQAQANAARLAGQVANAAENVEQQQTAWQTAVATLLKATTTSATDLTELTAIVTQTQQDLAQQLVAKQQQQGQLDQAAAQLTKLKSAVTANQAALQQQQQQRQALTQQLIELKTQQQNKQQQLPEAFTDQAALQQQLRQLQQKMTLFEQSLTAATKQQQAASEASLVNQTQIAEQTKQLAAVTQQLTQRQAELTQILAAASKTEVQLQQLIATLPQLNAQRQRLQAFNNQRLQLTTRQQSLAAQLTITTPPDLAALQEQLAQATAKLREQEKSYYQLKEYCERDQHVIQQATTQLAGIKQQMADLAELTQLAEVANGDGPQKLSLERFVLQTYLREVLRVANQRLSELTQDRYQFQLRATNGSFRTNTGLEIDVYDDNCGAIRSVHTLSGGESFIAALTLALALGEVIQQESGGVEIEALFIDEGFGSLDEDALETALDTLETVEGKHRMIGIISHVKELQERVPDQLQVTTNGNGQSHIRYQLGFEV, from the coding sequence ATGCGGCCCTTAAGTTTGATCATGACCAATTTTGGTCCCTACGCCCACGAGACGATTGATTTCACGAAATTTCAGGAAACACCGTTATTCTTGATCAGCGGTAAAACTGGCAGTGGGAAAACAACGATTTTTGATGGCTTATGCTACGCCTTATTTGGAGTGACTTCCGGTCAGGAGCGGGATGGCAAAATGCTGCGCTCTGATTTTGCGACTGCAGCCGATTTGACTCAAGTTAGTTTTCGGTTTTCTCATCGCGACCGTGAGTATCTAATCGTTCGGCAACCTGATCAATTAGTAGCTAAAAAACGTGGTGACGGTTATCGTGATCAGCCAGCCAAAGTAACGCTGACCGTTTATCAACAAGGTAAAGAAATTCAGGAATTAACTAAAAAAGGTCAAGTAGCAACTTATATTCAAGCGTTACTTCATTTGGATGCCAATCAATTTGCCCAGATCGTTTTATTGCCACAAGGAGAGTTCCGGAAATTCTTGATGTCAGATAGCAACGATAAAGAAAAAGTGCTCCGGAATCTTTTTGGCACACAGATTTATGAGCGCTGGGCGCAAGTGTTAAAAGACCAGCGGCGAACAGCTGATAAAGCTTTTGCCAATGCTAATCAGCAAGTGACTGTAATCTTACAACAGGCTTTTTGGTTACCAGAATTTCAGGCTGCGGCGGATAGTGCAAATCCCAATGATGTGTTGGCCGCTTTACAGCAACAATTACCAGAGCTAACGCACCAAGTAACTGTGGCGGAACAGCAAATGCAGGCAACGCGGCAAAGCGAGCAGCAGCAACAGGCTGCCTTAACTGCAGCGCAGCAGCAAGCTAAATGGCTGCAAGAACAGCAGGCTAATCAAGTCGCTTTGGCGGCTTTAGCTGACCAAGAACCAGCGATGGCGGCTTTGCAACAGCAAATTAAAGCGTTGGAATGGGCGCAAGGGGTTCAGCCTTTGGCGCAGCAATGTCAGCAGTTGACGGAACAGCAGCGTGAGTTAGAACAGAGCTTAACGACTTTGCGGCAGCAACAACCGCAATATCAAGCTGAATTATCCGCAGCCAATACGCGACTGAATGATTTGCAAGCAATGAGTGAGCAGCAGGCCAACTGGCAAGCACAATTGCATCAGTGGCAAGCTTTACTGCCGCTTTATCAGGAAGTTACTGAATTGACCGAAAAAATTAAAGCGACAACTACGGCTGCAGATCAGGCACAACAAGTTGAACAACAAGTCAGGACGAAGCAAGAACAACTAACCACTGAACAAACTAGACTGAATGAGTTGATGGCAACTGGCGGCAAAGTGGCACAAGAGCTAGCGGAATTGACGAGTCAACAACAGGCCCAGCAACAAATACAGCAACAGATCACGACTTTGCAACAGCAAGCCACTCAAATAAAGATTGCGGAAACAGATTTGGCCCAGCAGCAGGTGAAGTTAACTGATTTGCAGACGACTAGTGCCACGGCTGAAGCAAACTTTTTACAAGTTAAAAGTGATTGGGCAGCGACGCAAATTATCCGTTTGCAGCAGGAGCTATTACCAGGACAACCCTGCCCTGTTTGTGGCGCCGTGGAACACCAAGTCGTGGCACCGCCACAAACTCAGGTGGTCAGCGAGCAGGACTACCAAGCGGCGGAAACAACCTGGCAACAAGCTCAGGCAAATGCAGCGCGCTTAGCAGGCCAAGTCGCTAATGCCGCTGAAAATGTTGAGCAACAACAAACGGCTTGGCAAACAGCCGTTGCGACTTTACTTAAAGCGACAACCACCAGCGCAACTGATTTAACTGAACTAACGGCGATCGTAACGCAAACTCAACAAGACTTAGCCCAGCAATTGGTTGCCAAACAACAGCAACAAGGCCAATTGGACCAGGCGGCGGCGCAATTAACCAAGTTAAAATCAGCCGTAACTGCTAATCAAGCGGCTTTACAGCAGCAACAGCAACAACGTCAAGCATTAACCCAGCAGCTGATAGAATTAAAAACGCAACAACAAAATAAGCAACAGCAATTACCAGAAGCTTTTACGGATCAAGCGGCTTTGCAACAGCAACTCAGGCAGTTGCAGCAAAAAATGACGCTTTTTGAGCAGTCCCTCACAGCAGCAACCAAGCAACAGCAAGCTGCAAGTGAAGCTAGTTTGGTCAATCAAACGCAGATAGCGGAACAAACCAAGCAACTGGCTGCTGTCACCCAGCAATTGACCCAGCGCCAAGCCGAGTTGACCCAGATCTTAGCAGCGGCAAGCAAAACCGAGGTCCAACTACAACAATTAATAGCAACATTACCGCAATTAAACGCGCAGCGTCAGCGATTGCAAGCCTTTAACAATCAACGGTTGCAGTTGACGACGCGTCAGCAAAGTTTGGCAGCGCAATTAACTATTACAACACCACCAGACCTAGCAGCATTACAAGAACAGTTAGCACAGGCCACAGCAAAATTGCGGGAGCAAGAAAAAAGCTACTATCAATTAAAGGAATACTGTGAACGTGATCAACACGTTATTCAACAAGCCACAACGCAACTTGCCGGTATCAAGCAGCAAATGGCTGATCTAGCTGAATTGACCCAATTAGCTGAAGTTGCCAACGGGGATGGACCACAAAAATTGAGTTTGGAACGGTTTGTCTTACAAACTTATCTGCGGGAAGTGTTGCGTGTCGCTAATCAGCGACTCAGTGAGCTGACTCAAGATCGTTATCAATTCCAATTACGAGCGACCAATGGTAGTTTCCGGACCAATACCGGCCTGGAAATTGACGTTTACGATGATAATTGTGGTGCCATTCGCAGTGTGCATACCTTGTCTGGGGGTGAAAGTTTCATTGCCGCGTTGACGCTGGCATTAGCTCTAGGTGAGGTGATCCAGCAGGAATCCGGTGGTGTCGAGATCGAGGCTTTATTTATTGATGAAGGCTTTGGTTCGTTAGATGAAGATGCGCTGGAAACAGCTTTAGATACTTTAGAAACAGTTGAAGGTAAGCATCGTATGATCGGTATTATTAGCCACGTTAAGGAATTACAAGAGCGGGTACCAGATCAATTGCAAGTCACCACCAATGGAAATGGTCAAAGCCATATTCGTTATCAGCTTGGCTTTGAAGTTTGA
- a CDS encoding IS1380 family transposase yields the protein MAILPEKRVNFNPKLHISHTGGELSTDAGLVLVKELMAQLNFTTLAYQLVHFDDQRHYARYSNFSLLEQVVLQLIAGYPADLAATSLRNDPTFKLLLAQPQLASQPSLSRFWQRCDEQTITSLQTLNQALLDQAWTGAKQQQLILDIDSTHADTHGHQEKTAFNAHYGTTGYHPLVAFDGQTGHCLKAQLRPGNVYTSTDIAPFITPLLQHYHQVKPNADILVRGDSGFATPELYETCEANDTFYLIRLKANRRLNQLAERFVQISDEQNWTETEVHYYRASYQARSWPKPRQIYIKSTRPAGELLFQHEYLVSNLTSFVAEDAFQAYHQRGQMENYIKEAKAGFYLDKMTSSQFIPNYARMMLSVLAYNLVSLMRQLLPVQHQRLQVTTLRLWLFKVAGKLVTSGRQLYLKLSRHHVYQDLFYQLLARIQALQWG from the coding sequence ATGGCAATTTTACCGGAAAAACGAGTTAATTTCAATCCTAAATTACATATTTCGCACACTGGTGGTGAACTTTCCACTGATGCTGGGCTAGTGTTGGTCAAAGAATTAATGGCGCAACTCAATTTCACGACCTTAGCGTATCAATTAGTCCATTTTGATGACCAGCGCCATTACGCTCGTTACAGCAACTTTAGTCTACTAGAGCAGGTCGTGCTGCAGTTGATCGCCGGTTACCCGGCCGATCTAGCTGCCACCAGTTTGCGCAATGACCCCACATTTAAATTACTATTGGCACAACCGCAATTGGCCTCACAACCGTCATTATCCCGTTTTTGGCAACGCTGTGACGAGCAGACCATCACCTCATTACAAACGTTGAATCAAGCATTGCTTGACCAAGCGTGGACTGGCGCCAAGCAACAACAGCTGATCCTCGATATTGACTCGACTCACGCCGATACTCATGGTCATCAGGAAAAAACGGCCTTTAATGCGCATTACGGTACCACGGGTTACCATCCGCTGGTCGCTTTTGACGGGCAAACGGGCCACTGTTTAAAGGCTCAATTGCGCCCAGGTAATGTTTATACCAGTACGGATATTGCCCCCTTTATCACACCACTACTACAGCACTATCATCAAGTCAAACCGAACGCTGATATCTTGGTCCGCGGGGATAGTGGCTTTGCGACTCCAGAATTATACGAAACTTGTGAAGCCAACGACACTTTTTACTTGATCCGCCTGAAAGCCAATCGGCGGCTGAACCAACTGGCTGAACGTTTTGTTCAGATCAGTGATGAGCAGAATTGGACTGAGACCGAGGTCCATTATTATCGCGCGTCTTATCAAGCCCGATCATGGCCTAAGCCGCGCCAGATCTATATTAAATCAACTCGACCAGCTGGTGAATTGTTATTTCAACATGAATACCTTGTGTCCAATTTAACGAGTTTTGTCGCCGAAGATGCGTTTCAAGCCTATCATCAACGGGGCCAAATGGAAAATTATATCAAGGAAGCCAAGGCTGGCTTTTACCTGGATAAAATGACTAGCTCGCAATTTATACCAAATTATGCCCGCATGATGCTCAGTGTCCTCGCTTATAATTTAGTCAGCTTGATGCGCCAATTGTTGCCTGTACAACATCAGCGATTACAGGTTACAACCTTGCGCTTATGGCTGTTTAAAGTAGCGGGTAAGCTGGTGACCAGCGGCCGGCAACTTTATCTAAAATTAAGCCGCCACCACGTCTATCAGGATTTGTTTTATCAACTGTTAGCTCGAATCCAAGCGCTACAGTGGGGCTAA
- a CDS encoding Ldh family oxidoreductase — MNNSGFNIYQAYGFSETQSHKVAEMLIYTDLHGIESHGVQRLVMYDHFIQNGKIRVHSQPEIVKETDVSAVVDAKFGLGQLNGIYSMNLAIEKAKQHGIGIVTTRDSGHYGIAGYYADMAAQQGLIGMSSCNSRPAMLPTHATKAFVGTNPIAFAMPAKPHTFIFDAATTTVPQGKIEVYNKLEKDLPALWVAKNGNEPVYDHTQTEDFKALRDPDATVGLAPLGGVSENTGSHKGFGLGIIVEVFTSILSMGNISTEITPEDLSVGPRQSFTAIDPAIFGDKEQIIDRFSRYLQDIRELPAIPGKTIYVHGDKEAAAYADRKKNGIEIDDRTLEEIESIASRLNIDYTNYVA, encoded by the coding sequence GTGAATAATTCAGGATTCAACATTTATCAAGCTTATGGGTTTTCTGAAACACAAAGTCATAAGGTAGCTGAAATGTTGATCTATACGGATTTACATGGGATAGAATCACACGGTGTACAGCGCTTGGTCATGTATGACCATTTTATTCAAAATGGTAAAATTCGGGTACATAGCCAACCAGAGATCGTGAAAGAAACCGATGTTAGTGCGGTAGTTGACGCTAAGTTTGGTCTTGGTCAATTAAACGGAATCTATAGTATGAATTTAGCAATCGAAAAGGCTAAACAACATGGCATTGGTATCGTGACGACCCGTGATTCTGGGCATTACGGGATTGCTGGCTATTATGCAGATATGGCCGCACAGCAAGGCTTGATTGGAATGTCATCGTGCAATTCACGGCCGGCAATGTTGCCAACGCATGCAACTAAAGCTTTTGTTGGGACCAATCCGATTGCATTTGCCATGCCGGCTAAGCCGCACACCTTCATTTTTGATGCCGCGACCACCACGGTTCCGCAAGGAAAAATTGAAGTGTACAATAAATTGGAAAAGGATCTTCCGGCTTTATGGGTAGCCAAGAATGGCAATGAGCCAGTGTATGACCACACACAAACTGAAGATTTTAAGGCTTTGCGTGATCCTGATGCGACGGTTGGTTTAGCGCCATTAGGTGGTGTGTCGGAAAATACTGGTAGTCATAAAGGTTTTGGCTTAGGAATTATCGTTGAAGTTTTCACTTCTATATTATCAATGGGCAATATTTCAACTGAGATCACGCCGGAGGATTTATCAGTGGGACCTCGCCAAAGCTTTACTGCGATTGATCCAGCTATTTTTGGCGATAAAGAGCAGATTATCGATCGTTTCTCGCGTTATTTGCAGGATATTCGTGAATTGCCGGCAATTCCAGGCAAAACGATCTATGTACATGGTGACAAAGAGGCGGCTGCCTACGCTGATCGTAAAAAGAACGGCATTGAAATTGATGATCGGACACTGGAAGAAATTGAATCAATTGCTAGCCGCTTGAATATTGACTATACAAACTATGTTGCTTAG
- a CDS encoding LysM peptidoglycan-binding domain-containing protein → MLVLSTVGAASLFVGGVAQASAATVTAQSGDTVAKLANANGVSISAFEQANGINTSTHLIYAGQTYTLPGSTQTTTTTTAVAQPAATQTTTQTTQPAATQSTTTQAASTQAATTSTAATTSTTATTSSSSSDEAAKAWIANKESGGSYTATNGQYIGKYQLSSSYLNGDYSAANQEAVANNYVTSRYGSWTAAQSFWQANGWY, encoded by the coding sequence ATGTTAGTTTTATCAACTGTTGGTGCCGCTAGTTTATTTGTTGGTGGCGTTGCTCAGGCAAGCGCAGCTACTGTAACTGCTCAATCTGGTGACACAGTCGCTAAATTGGCAAACGCAAATGGTGTTTCGATCTCTGCATTTGAACAAGCAAATGGTATCAACACAAGCACACATTTAATTTATGCGGGGCAAACTTATACGCTTCCTGGTAGTACTCAAACAACAACGACTACAACTGCAGTAGCACAGCCTGCAGCAACTCAAACGACAACGCAAACAACACAACCTGCTGCTACTCAGTCGACAACAACACAAGCTGCTTCAACACAAGCAGCAACAACATCGACCGCAGCAACGACTTCAACTACTGCCACAACTTCAAGTTCAAGTTCAGATGAAGCTGCTAAAGCATGGATCGCTAATAAGGAATCCGGTGGTAGCTATACTGCAACCAACGGTCAATATATTGGTAAATATCAATTAAGCTCGTCATACTTAAATGGCGATTACTCAGCAGCTAACCAAGAAGCAGTGGCTAACAACTACGTCACTTCACGTTATGGTTCATGGACTGCCGCTCAATCATTCTGGCAAGCAAATGGCTGGTACTAA
- a CDS encoding YitT family protein: protein MPQISRVQVRQFFLMIVALEIIAVSINLFYAPHAVAAGGVTGIAILAEAAFGLPVSTVVLVLNTVLLIIAYFFLERATVVRIAFGSFALPLCLALTPQVKVVQDRLLAVIVGGVVFALGVSLLYRMDASSGGTTVPPMILKKYFQIKPAVSLLVIDGLICLGNLFTANFEVFVLALLSLVVTSLLMNYIETGLDRKRVIYVMSEYEAEIKALLVDDMARGLTALQVTGGFSGDAREMLMLVVENQDYPHVIKRIRSIDPSAFLMVHDVAEVHGGIL, encoded by the coding sequence ATGCCACAAATTAGCCGGGTACAGGTGCGACAATTTTTCTTGATGATCGTTGCACTGGAAATTATTGCCGTGAGTATTAATTTGTTTTATGCACCCCATGCTGTAGCGGCAGGTGGTGTCACTGGTATTGCGATTCTTGCTGAAGCGGCCTTTGGCTTGCCGGTATCGACTGTGGTGCTGGTGTTGAATACGGTATTACTGATCATTGCGTATTTTTTCTTGGAGCGAGCGACGGTGGTCCGCATTGCGTTTGGTAGCTTTGCTTTACCGTTGTGTTTAGCATTAACGCCGCAAGTTAAGGTAGTACAGGATCGTTTATTGGCCGTGATTGTCGGGGGCGTTGTCTTTGCTCTGGGTGTTTCATTGTTATACCGAATGGATGCTTCCAGTGGTGGAACGACTGTACCGCCAATGATCTTGAAGAAATATTTCCAGATCAAACCGGCGGTCAGCTTACTCGTTATTGATGGCTTGATCTGTCTTGGTAACTTGTTTACCGCCAATTTTGAAGTGTTTGTACTAGCACTGTTGTCGTTGGTGGTGACTTCATTATTGATGAACTATATTGAAACCGGATTGGATCGCAAACGAGTGATTTACGTCATGAGTGAGTATGAAGCAGAAATTAAAGCTTTGCTGGTCGATGATATGGCTCGCGGACTGACTGCTTTACAAGTGACCGGCGGTTTTAGCGGTGATGCACGCGAAATGTTGATGCTAGTGGTAGAAAATCAAGATTATCCCCATGTGATCAAACGAATTCGTAGTATCGATCCTAGTGCCTTTTTAATGGTGCACGATGTGGCGGAAGTCCATGGTGGAATTTTGTGA
- a CDS encoding KUP/HAK/KT family potassium transporter → MQKKSIRNKLSIAGILVTLGIVYGDIGTSPLYVMNAIVADAGGLQHATPDYVIGSISLIFWTLMLVTTVKYVLIALRADNNGEGGIFALYALVHKNARWLMIPALIGGAALLADGTLTPAVTVTSAVEGLKGQAFGKLVFSQDQNVVVLTTIIILLLLFMIQRFGTSTIGKAFGPIMFLWFALIGVIGFVNMVPNLEVLKALSPVYAIKTLFSPANKVGVFILGSVFLATTGAEALYSDMGHVGKKNIYASWPFVYGMLTLSYFGQGAWLIRNYHSQAATGFANPFFEVIPANTKLFVIIVATLAAIIASQALITGSFTLVAEAIRLKILPRMLIKYPSTERGQIYIGNVNWLLCLVTLAVTLYFRTSEHMEAAYGLAITVTMLMTTLLLHSYLAHKINRLAALLISLFFGAVEVVFFTASIVKFAHGGYVTVIITCLILAVMAIWYYGNKIRDRHESEREYVSLLAYRNQLVELSADETVPLYATNLVYMAKMKPGHMIKRSMLYSILDKRPKRARVYWFVTVVITDDPYTLKYKVDMMDTKSVVNVTLYLGFRRNQWINVYIRQIIQDLMREGKVDYQPQRYTTIPNRHVGDFRFVVLQELLSPATNISNLEKLVIGARIWLQNHTASPVQWFGLEFSDVSIEAVPLILGERHHIKLKQVK, encoded by the coding sequence ATGCAAAAAAAGAGTATACGTAATAAATTATCAATTGCTGGCATTCTCGTAACTTTAGGCATTGTTTACGGGGATATCGGGACGTCACCGTTATACGTTATGAATGCGATTGTTGCCGATGCTGGTGGCTTGCAACACGCGACCCCTGATTATGTGATCGGCAGTATTTCATTGATTTTTTGGACCTTGATGTTAGTTACAACGGTGAAGTACGTGTTGATCGCATTGCGTGCAGATAACAATGGTGAGGGCGGTATTTTTGCCTTGTACGCGTTGGTTCACAAAAACGCCCGCTGGTTGATGATTCCGGCATTGATCGGTGGTGCGGCATTGTTGGCCGATGGGACCTTGACGCCAGCGGTAACAGTAACTAGTGCCGTTGAAGGGTTAAAGGGGCAAGCGTTCGGTAAATTAGTTTTTAGTCAGGATCAAAACGTAGTGGTGCTGACGACGATCATTATTTTATTACTATTGTTTATGATTCAACGCTTTGGGACGTCAACGATCGGTAAAGCTTTTGGACCGATCATGTTCCTGTGGTTCGCCTTGATCGGTGTGATCGGTTTTGTTAATATGGTGCCTAATTTAGAGGTATTAAAAGCTTTATCACCAGTTTATGCGATCAAAACGTTATTCAGTCCAGCTAATAAAGTTGGTGTCTTCATTCTAGGTAGTGTTTTTCTAGCAACAACTGGGGCGGAGGCGCTGTATTCAGATATGGGTCACGTGGGTAAGAAAAATATCTACGCGAGCTGGCCGTTTGTTTACGGGATGCTGACATTGAGCTACTTTGGTCAAGGAGCATGGTTGATCCGTAATTATCATAGCCAGGCTGCAACTGGATTTGCCAATCCGTTTTTTGAAGTAATTCCGGCTAATACGAAGTTATTCGTGATCATCGTGGCAACTTTAGCAGCAATCATCGCTTCGCAGGCCTTGATTACCGGCTCATTTACGTTAGTTGCTGAGGCAATCCGCTTGAAGATTTTGCCACGGATGTTGATCAAATATCCAAGTACTGAACGTGGACAGATCTATATCGGCAACGTCAACTGGCTGTTGTGTCTAGTCACGTTAGCCGTGACGCTGTATTTTAGAACTTCAGAACATATGGAAGCCGCTTATGGCTTGGCAATCACAGTAACGATGTTAATGACGACGCTGTTGTTGCATTCGTATTTGGCGCACAAAATCAATCGCTTGGCTGCATTGCTGATCTCACTGTTCTTTGGTGCTGTCGAAGTTGTTTTCTTCACTGCCAGTATCGTTAAGTTTGCCCACGGTGGCTATGTGACCGTGATTATTACTTGTTTGATTTTGGCAGTTATGGCGATTTGGTATTATGGGAATAAGATTCGTGATCGGCATGAATCGGAGCGCGAATACGTTTCGTTATTGGCATATCGCAACCAATTAGTTGAGCTGTCGGCGGACGAAACGGTGCCGTTGTATGCCACCAATTTAGTTTATATGGCTAAAATGAAGCCCGGCCATATGATCAAGCGCAGTATGCTGTACTCGATTTTGGATAAGCGACCAAAACGTGCCCGTGTCTACTGGTTTGTTACGGTGGTGATCACCGATGATCCGTATACCCTGAAATACAAGGTCGATATGATGGATACTAAGAGCGTGGTCAACGTGACCTTGTATTTAGGCTTCCGGCGTAATCAATGGATCAACGTCTATATTCGGCAGATCATTCAGGATCTGATGCGCGAAGGCAAAGTTGATTATCAACCACAACGTTATACGACGATTCCTAATCGGCATGTGGGCGATTTCCGTTTTGTGGTGTTACAGGAACTACTGTCGCCGGCAACAAATATTTCAAATTTAGAAAAGCTGGTTATTGGAGCGCGGATCTGGTTGCAAAACCATACCGCTTCGCCAGTCCAATGGTTTGGACTTGAATTTAGTGATGTTA